A single region of the Ziziphus jujuba cultivar Dongzao chromosome 10, ASM3175591v1 genome encodes:
- the LOC125420877 gene encoding receptor-like protein 7, with product MGCGGKEEELVEAAIGACKSLYGRSLHDIDAKGILATDSLIRLGKMALESKDAVVYHIEISVSNEHLICKLFLFEIIVVADSSASNLQPFCHDDERSALMKFKNSFVIDKHASFYEGAYPKVLSWKFEGENTSCCSWDGIQCDEDTGHVIGLDLSSSFLYGSIDSNSTLFSLIHLQALNLADNHFNYSHIPPAIKQLSGLTYLNLTNSMFSGQVPFEISNLSKLSTLDLSYNSDPVTGIKFLKLKNPDLRTLVRNLTSLEILRLSYADISSTIPDFLANFFSLTSLRLVNCELYGEFPTKIFQLPNLQILNVGWNENLTGYFPAIHQKTPLTKLILAYTRFYGSLPSSIEKLDSLEVLNVKECNFSGIIPSSLGKLGRLTDLHLGMNNFSGYIPSSLHNLTQLTLLYVSFNQITGPIPPSLGNLTKLTELELSRNQLHGPFPESLSKLKNLENINLAANNLVGIVRFNMFFNMKNLTELQLSSNNFSVVFEKTNINETSPKFRLLGLSSCNLYEFPAFLRHQNELEFLELSGNKIYGQIPKWMWKTSVDTLISLSISDNFITGFHQRPAVLPWVNLDTLRLSSNMLQGPLPIPPPSIKEYNISGNMMTGKIPHVFCNMSSLYILDLSDNKLDGMIPQCFRNLSSSLFVLSLRNNSFHGIIPQTCSGSASNLMLIDLSYNQLQGQIPRSLSNCMMLEGIVVSNNRLNDVFPSWLGSLPKLKLLTLRKNEFYGAIGKPEKDLEFPKLQVIDLSCNNFSGELPSQYIFSWNSMKVINSSDLAYMIAEFTIPTSEGFTFKVDHRYSITISSKGVEMYYGPIQDIYAFVDLSSNRFEGKIPELFGNLKALRSLNLSNNMLSGHIPSSLGDLTMLESLDLSQNNLSGDIPQQLKQLGFLARFNVSHNNLTGPIPKGKQFYSFDNSSFEGNPGLCGDPLSRKCGDLQFSPTPTSTFGQVHDSEFLFILDWKFAVAGFMSGLVVGVVLGNTMITRRQGWLEKMLSRISRWR from the exons ATGGGTTGTGGTGGAAAAGAGGAGGAGCTTGTTGAAGCTGCCATTGGAGCTTGCAAGAGCTTGTATGGAAGGTCCTTGCATGATATCGATGCTAAAGGGATTTTGGCAACTGATAGTCTCATTAGGTTAGGGAAGATGGCTTTGGAATCTAAGGATGCTGTTGTTTATCATATTGAGATTTCCGTCTCCAATG AACATTTAATTTGT aaactttttttgtttgagaTTATTGTGGTTGCTGACTCTTCTGCTTCTAATCTGCAGCCATTTTGCCATGATGATGAGAGGTCTGCCTTGATGAAGTTCAAGAATAGCTTTGTCATCGACAAACATGCTTCTTTTTATGAAGGAGCTTATCCCAAGGTTTTATCTTGGAAATTTGAAGGAGAAAACACCAGCTGTTGCTCATGGGATGGAATCCAGTGTGACGAGGATACTGGTCACGTGATTGGTCTTGACCTCAGCAGTAGTTTCCTTTATGGCTCTATCGACTCCAACAGCACCCTTTTCAGCCTCATTCATCTTCAGGCACTCAACCTTGCTGATAATCACTTCAATTACTCTCACATTCCTCCTGCCATCAAGCAACTTTCTGGTCTAACTTACCTCAACCTCACTAATTCTATGTTTTCTGGCCAAGTCccatttgaaatttcaaatctgtccaagttGTCCACCCTTGACCTGTCTTATAATTCAGATCCAGTTACTGGAATAAAGTTTTTGAAGCTTAAAAATCCAGACCTAAGAACCCTAGTGAGAAACTTAACTAGTTTGGAAATTCTTCGTCTTAGTTACGCAGACATATCATCCACAATACCTGATTTCCTTGCAAACTTCTTTTCCTTGACATCCTTGCGTCTTGTAAACTGTGAATTGTACGGAGAGTTTCCTACGAAAATTTTTCAACTTCCAAATCTGCAAATTCTTAACGTGGGATGGAACGAAAACCTTACTGGTTATTTTCCTGCAATCCACCAAAAAACTCCTCTTACAAAATTGATACTTGCATATACTCGATTTTATGGAAGCCTCCCTTCTTCAATCGAAAAGCTTGACTCATTAGAGGTGTTAAATGTTAAAGAATGCAATTTTTCAGGTATTATTCCATCTTCACTTGGTAAACTTGGTCGCCTTACTGATCTACACCTGGGGATGAACAACTTCAGCGGTTACATTCCTTCTTCTCTTCACAATCTTACCCAACTTACTTTATTATATGTTAGTTTCAATCAAATAACTGGTCCAATCCCACCTTCACTAGGAAACCTTACCAAACTAACAGAACTAGAACTTTCACGTAACCAATTGCATGGGCCATTTCCAGAATCATTATCTAAGCTCAAAAATcttgaaaatatcaatttagCTGCTAACAATTTGGTGGGCATTGTGAGATTCAACATGTTTTTTAACATGAAAAATCTCACTGAACTCCAACTTAGTTCTAACAATTTTTCAGTGGTCtttgaaaaaacaaacataaatgaAACAAGTCCAAAATTCAGGCTTCTAGGATTGTCTTCATGCAATTTATATGAATTCCCAGCTTTCCTTAGGCATCAAAATGAGTTGGAGTTTTTGGAACTTAGTGGAAACAAAATCTATGGTCAAATACCAAAGTGGATGTGGAAGACAAGTGTAGACACTTTGATATCTTTGAGCATTAGCGACAACTTCATAACGGGTTTTCACCAACGGCCTGCAGTTCTTCCCTGGGTTAACTTGGACACATTACGACTTTCCTCTAATATGTTGCAAGGACCGCTTCCAATTCCTCCACCATCCATCAAAGAATATAACATCTCAGGAAACATGATGACTGGAAAGATTCCACATGTATTCTGCAATATGAGTTCTCTTTACATCCTTGATTTGTCCGATAACAAATTGGATGGCATGATTCCACAGTGTTTCAGAAACTTGAGCAGTTCTTTGTTTGTGTTGAGTTTAAGAAACAACTCTTTTCATGGAATCATTCCTCAAACATGTAGTGGCAGTGCAAGTAACTTGATGTTGATTGATCTTAGTTATAATCAGTTGCAAGGTCAAATTCCACGATCATTATCCAACTGTATGATGCTAGAAGGAATTGTTGTCTCCAACAATCGATTGAATGATGTTTTTCCATCTTGGTTGGGGTCCCTGCCGAAGTTGAAACTTCTCACATTGCGTAAGAATGAGTTCTACGGTGCAATTGGGAAACCTGAAAAGGATTTGGAGTTCCCTAAGCTGCAGGTGATTGATTTGTCTTGCAATAATTTCTCAGGCGAATTGCCATCTCAATACATCTTCAGttggaattccatgaaggtTATCAACTCCAGTGATCTTGCATATATGATTGCGGAGTTTACAATTCCTACTTCAGAGGGGTTTACGTTTAAAGTCGATCATCGCTATTCAATCACAATATCATCTAAAGGGGTAGAGATGTACTATGGACCCATCCAAGATATCTATGCTTTTGTTGATTTGTCAAGCAACAGATTTGAAGGGAAGATTCCTGAACTGTTTGGGAACCTAAAGGCCCTCCGCTCGTTAAACCTTTCCAACAACATGCTTTCTGGTCACATCCCATCGTCTTTGGGAGACTTAACAATGCTTGAATCATTGGACCTTTCTCAAAACAACCTCTCTGGAGATATCCCTCAACAACTGAAGCAGCTTGGATTCCTCGCACGCTTCAACGTTTCTCACAACAATTTGACAGGGCCTATACCGAAAGGGAAACAATTCTATTCATTTGACAATAGTTCATTCGAGGGAAATCCAGGATTGTGCGGTGATCCATTGTCAAGGAAATGTGGAGATTTGCAGTTCTCGCCAACACCAACTTCGACTTTTGGACAAGTTCATGATTCAGAGTTTCTTTTCATATTAGATTGGAAGTTTGCTGTGGCAGGTTTTATGAGTGGACTAGTTGTTGGAGTGGTTCTTGGGAACACCATGATCACAAGGCGGCAAGGATGGTTGGAAAAGATGCTATCAAGAATAAGCAGATGGAGGTAG
- the LOC125420787 gene encoding uncharacterized protein LOC125420787 produces the protein MSDEETSNVDVVEHTTTTISEPEPQPTTTTISEPAEPTTTPPSPPETTTTTTGISEESLSKFQSSIQSLSSIIPSIPPSITFTTTNKNSNHHPALSLLHDPQTSSEISSLLRQPNSGAGDNNLCRWLYDTFQSNDPSLQLVVLRFIPTIAGLYLSRIPLRKPLAGFEAVLLALYAHETTSRAGQPVTVNVPDLSHPSLYHESVAPNKNNATALNLAVISPSLEPHGTVRSTRRARIVGVALELYYSKIHQMPVSSKMEFCEFCKVWAGKEDHDEDETDKTMKKKEGRIPLPWELLQPVMRILGHCMMGCGVKEKELLEAAMGACKSLYGRSLHDINAKGILATESLIRLGKMALESKDIVVVDHTEISISNVISI, from the coding sequence ATGTCCGACGAAGAAACCTCCAACGTCGACGTCGTCGAACACACCACCACCACAATATCAGAACCAGAACCACAACCCACCACCACGACCATATCAGAACCAGCTGAACCAACCACAACTCCACCATCTCCACCGGAAACCACCACCACAACCACCGGCATCTCTGAAGAATCCCTTTCCAAGTTCCAATCTTCCATCCAATCTCTCTCCTCCATCATCCCTTCAATCCCTCCCTCAATCACATTCACCACCACAAACAAGAACAGCAACCACCACCCAGCTCTTTCTCTCCTCCACGACCCACAAACATCCTCCGAAATATCCTCCCTCCTCCGCCAACCCAACTCCGGCGCCGGCGACAACAACCTCTGCCGGTGGCTCTACGACACCTTCCAATCCAACGACCCTTCCCTCCAGCTCGTCGTCCTCCGCTTCATCCCAACCATCGCCGGTCTCTACCTCTCCCGCATCCCTCTGCGCAAACCCCTCGCCGGGTTCGAAGCCGTTCTCTTAGCACTCTACGCCCACGAGACCACCTCACGTGCGGGTCAACCCGTGACGGTCAACGTCCCGGATTTGTCGCACCCGAGTCTGTACCACGAGTCCGTGGCGCCGAACAAAAACAACGCCACGGCGCTGAATCTGGCGGTGATATCTCCGAGCTTGGAGCCGCACGGGACGGTGAGGTCGACGAGGAGGGCGAGGATCGTGGGAGTGGCGCTGGAGCTGTATTACAGCAAGATTCACCAAATGCCTGTTTCTTCCAAGATGGAATTCTGCGAGTTTTGCAAGGTTTGGGCCGGAAAAGAAGACCACGACGAGGACGAAACAGACAAGACGATGAAGAAGAAGGAGGGAAGGATTCCTCTGCCATGGGAGTTGCTGCAGCCGGTGATGCGGATACTGGGACACTGCATGATGGGTTGTGGTGTAAAAGAGAAGGAGCTTTTGGAAGCTGCCATGGGAGCTTGTAAGAGCTTGTATGGAAGGTCTTTGCATGATATCAATGCTAAAGGGATTTTGGCAACTGAGAGTCTTATTAGGTTAGGGAAGATGGCTTTGGAATCTAAGGATATTGTTGTCGTTGATCATACTGAGATTTCTATCTCCAATGTCATTTCCATTTAg
- the LOC125420876 gene encoding receptor-like protein 7: MGLSILCFVLLSWCLFLKLLLFEIVVVADSSAFNLQPFCHDDERSALMKFKNSFVIDKHASSYEGAYAKILSWKYEGENTSCCLWDGIQCDEDSGHVIGLDLSSSFLSGSINSTSTLFSLIHLQTLNLADNHFNYSRIPPAIKQLSGLTYLNLSNSAFFGQVPYEISKLPNLFTLDLSFNSDFFGEKLLYLKNHDLKSLMRNLTSLEILDLSYVDISSTIPDFLANFSSLTSLLLEDCELYGEFPKKIFQLPNLQNLNVGSNKNLTGYLPEFHEKTSLTRLILADTRFSGSLPFSIEKLDLLEVFDVKECNFSSIIPSSLGKLSQLTFLNLGMNNFSGYIPSSLHNLTQLTVLYVSFNQITGPIPPSLGNLTKLTVLELSHNQLHGPFPESLSKLINIKYFNLGVNNLGGIVSFNMFFNMKNLTSLQLGSNNFSLVFQKTNINETSPKFKLLGLSSCNLYEFPDFLKHQNELEWLQLSGNKIDGQIPKWMWNTSVDTLVVLKIANNFLTGFHYEQPAVLPWVNLGILELSSNMLQGSLPIPPPSVKEYNISGNMMTGKIPHVFCNMSYLYILDLSNNNMDGMIPQCFRNLSSSLSVLCLRNNSFHGIIPQTCSGNASNNLMLIDLSYNRLHGQLPRSLSNCMMLEGIVVSNNRLNGVFPSWLGSLPKLKLLTLRKNEFYGAIGKPEKDLEFSNLQVIDLSYNKFSGELPSQYIFSWNSMKVINSSDFTYMIAEFRIPVSKDFWLIPNHRYSITIASKGVEIHYGPIQDIYAFVDLSSNRFEGKIPELFGNLKALRSLNLSNNMLSGHIPSSLGDLTMLESLDLSQNNLSGNIPQQLKQLGFLARFNVSHNNLTGPIPQGKQFNTFDNSSFEGNLGLCGDPLSRKCGDLQFSPAPTSTFGQVDDSGFLSVLDWKFAVAGFMSGLVVGVVLGNAMITKRHGLLEKMLSRISRGRWD, translated from the coding sequence ATGGGGTTATCAATATTGTGCTTTGTTTTGCTGTCGTGGTGTTTATTTCTGAAACTTCTTTTGTTTGAGATTGTTGTGGTTGCTGACTCTTCTGCTTTTAATCTGCAGCCATTTTGCCATGATGATGAGAGGTCTGCCTTGATGAAGTTCAAGAATAGCTTTGTCATTGACAAACATGCTTCTTCTTATGAAGGGGCTTATGCCAAGATTTTATCTTGGAAATATGAAGGAGAAAACACCAGCTGTTGCTTATGGGATGGAATCCAGTGTGACGAGGATTCTGGTCATGTGATTGGTCTTGACCTCAGCAGTAGTTTTCTGTCTGGCTCTATCAACTCCACCAGCACCCTTTTCAGCCTCATTCATCTTCAAACACTCAACCTTGCTGATAATCACTTCAATTACTCTCGAATTCCTCCTGCTATTAAACAACTTTCTGGTCTAACTTATCTCAACCTCTCTAATTCTGCGTTTTTTGGCCAAGTCCCATATGAAATCTCAAAATTGCCCAATTTGTTCACCCTTGACCTGTCTTTTAATTCAGATTTTTTTGGAGAGAAGCTTTTATATCTTAAAAATCATGATCTAAAGAGCCTAATGAGAAACTTAACTAGTTTAGAAATTCTTGATCTTAGTTACGTGGACATATCATCCACAATACCTGATTTCCTTGCAAACTTCTCTTCTTTGACGTCCTTGCTTCTTGAAGATTGTGAATTGTACGGTGAGTTTCCTAAAAAAATTTTTCAACTTCCAAATCTGCAAAATCTTAATGTGGGATCAAACAAGAACCTTACTGGTTATTTGCCTGAGTTCCACGAAAAAACTTCTCTTACAAGATTGATACTGGCAGATACTCGATTTTCTGGAAGCCTACCTTTTTCAATTGAAAAGCTTGACTTATTAGAGGTGTTCGATGTCAAGGAATGCAATTTTTCAAGTATTATTCCATCTTCACTTGGTAAACTTAGCCAGCTTACTTTTCTAAACCTAGGAATGAACAACTTCAGCGGTTACATTCCTTCTTCTCTTCACAATCTTACCCAACTTACTGTATTATATGTTAGTTTCAATCAAATAACTGGTCCAATCCCACCTTCACTAGGAAACCTTACCAAACTAACAGTACTAGAACTTTCACATAACCAATTGCATGGGCCATTTCCAGAATCATTATCTAAgctcataaatattaaatatttcaatttaggCGTTAACAATTTGGGGGGCATTGTGAGTTTCAACATGTTTTTTAACATGAAAAATCTCACTTCACTTCAACTTGGTTCTAACAACTTTTCATTGGTCtttcaaaaaacaaacataaatgaAACAAGTCCAAAATTTAAGCTTCTAGGATTGTCTTCATGCAATTTATATGAATTCCCAGACTTCCTTAAGCATCAAAATGAGTTGGAGTGGTTGCAACTTAGTGGAAACAAAATTGATGGTCAAATACCAAAGTGGATGTGGAACACAAGTGTAGACACTTTGGTAGTTTTGAAAATTGCCAACAACTTCTTAACAGGCTTCCACTATGAACAGCCTGCAGTTCTTCCCTGGGTTAACTTGGGCATATTAGAACTTTCCTCTAATATGTTGCAAGGTTCACTTCCAATTCCTCCACCATCCGTCAAGGAATATAACATCTCAGGAAACATGATGACTGGAAAGATTCCACATGTGTTCTGCAACATGAGTTATCTTTACATCCTTGATTTGTCCAATAACAACATGGATGGCATGATTCCACAATGTTTTAGAAACTTGAGCAGTTCTTTGTCTGTGTTATGTTTAAGAAACAACTCTTTTCATGGAATCATTCCTCAAACATGTAGTGGCAATGCAAGCAACAACTTGATGTTGATTGATCTTAGTTATAATCGGTTGCATGGTCAACTACCACGCTCGTTGTCCAACTGTATGATGCTAGAAGGTATTGTTGTCTCTAACAATCGATTGAATGGTGTCTTTCCTTCTTGGTTGGGGTCCCTTCCGAAGTTGAAACTTCTTACATTGCGTAAGAATGAGTTTTATGGTGCAATTGGGAAACCTGAAAAGGATTTGGAGTTCTCCAATCTGCAGGTGATTGATTTGTCTTACAATAAATTTTCAGGTGAATTGCCATCTCAATACATCTTCAGTTGGAATTCTATGAAGGTTATCAACTCCAGTGATTTTACATATATGATTGCGGAGTTTCGCATTCCTGTTTCTAAGGATTTTTGGTTGATACCCAATCATCGCTATTCAATTACAATAGCATCCAAAGGGGTAGAGATACACTATGGACCCATCCAAGATATCTATGCTTTTGTTGATTTGTCAAGCAACAGATTTGAAGGGAAGATTCCTGAACTGTTTGGGAACCTAAAGGCCCTCCGCTCGTTAAACCTTTCCAACAACATGCTTTCAGGTCACATCCCATCATCTTTGGGAGACTTAACAATGCTCGAATCATTGGACCTCTCTCAAAACAACCTCTCTGGAAATATCCCTCAACAATTGAAGCAGCTTGGATTCCTCGCACGCTTCAATGTCTCTCACAACAATCTGACAGGGCCTATACCGCAAGGGAAACAATTTAATACATTTGACAATAGTTCGTTCGAGGGAAATCTAGGATTGTGCGGTGATCCATTGTCGAGGAAATGTGGAGATTTACAGTTCTCGCCAGCACCAACTTCAACTTTTGGACAAGTTGATGATTCAGGGTTTCTTTCCGTATTGGATTGGAAGTTTGCTGTGGCAGGTTTTATGAGTGGACTAGTTGTTGGAGTGGTTCTTGGGAACGCTATGATCACAAAGCGGCATGGATTGTTGGAAAAGATGCTATCAAGAATTAGTAGAGGGCGGTGGGATTAG
- the LOC132799598 gene encoding receptor-like protein 7 has product MTGCGAKEKELVEAAMGACKSLYGRSLHDIDAKGILATESHIMLGKMALESKDIIVVDHTEISISNPFCHDDERSALMKIKNSFVIDKHASVYERAYPKVLSWKYEGENTSCCSWDGIQCDEDTGHVIGLDLSSSFLCGSINSNSTLFSLIHLQTLNLADNNFNYSHIPSAVKQLSGLTYLNLSNSTFSGQVPFEISNLSKLSTLELSFNSDSFGEKLLYLKNPDLKSLVRNLTSLEILCLSYVDISSTIPDFLANFSSLRSLHLANCELYGELPLNIFQLPNLQIFNVGSNKNLTGYLPEFHEITPLTILVLADTQFSGSIPFSIEKLDSLEKLNVEICNVSSIIPSSLGNLAQLTALYVSFNRISGPIPPSLGNLTKLKVLELSNNQLRGPFPESSSRLIDLERLSLVDNNLGGIVRFNMFFNMKNLTELQLSSNNFSVVFEKININETSPKFQFLALSSCNLYEFPGFLRHQNELEWLELSGNKIYCQIPKWMWNTSVDTLVALDIADNFLTGFHQ; this is encoded by the exons ATGACGGGTTGTGGTGCAAAAGAGAAGGAACTTGTGGAAGCTGCCATGGGAGCTTGCAAGAGCTTGTATGGAAGGTCCTTGCATGATATCGATGCTAAAGGGATTTTGGCTACTGAGAGTCATATTATGTTAGGGAAGATGGCTTTGGAATCTAAggatattattgttgttgatcaTACTGAGATTTCTATCTCCAAT CCATTTTGCCATGATGATGAGAGGTCTGCCTTGATGAAGATCAAGAATAGCTTTGTCATTGACAAGCATGCTTCTGTTTACGAACGAGCTTATCCCAAGGTTTTATCTTGGAAATATGAAGGAGAAAACACCAGCTGTTGTTCATGGGATGGAATTCAGTGTGACGAGGATACGGGTCATGTGATTGGTCTTGACCTCAGCAGTAGTTTCCTCTGTGGCTCTATCAACTCCAACAGCACCCTTTTCAGCCTCATTCATCTTCAGACACTCAACCTTGCTGATAATAACTTCAATTACTCTCATATTCCTTCTGCCGTTAAGCAACTTTCTGGTCTAACTTACCTCAACCTCTCTAATTCTACGTTTTCTGGCCAAGTCccatttgaaatttcaaatctgtccaagttGTCCACCCTTGAACTGTCTTTTAATTCAGATTCTTTTGGAGAAAAGCTTTTATATCTTAAAAATCCTGATCTAAAAAGCCTAGTGAGAAACTTAACTAGTTTAGAAATTCTTTGTCTTAGTTACGTGGATATATCATCCACAATACCCGATTTCCTTGCAAACTTCTCTTCCTTGAGGTCCTTGCATCTTGCAAATTGTGAATTGTACGGTGAGCTTcctttgaatatttttcaacTTCCAAACCTGCAAATTTTCAATGTAGGATCAAACAAGAACCTTACTGGTTATTTGCCGGAGTTCCACGAAATAACTCCTCTTACAATATTGGTACTTGCAGATACTCAATTTTCTGGAAGCATACCTTTTTCAATTGAAAAGCTCGACTCATTGGAGAAGTTAAATGTTGAGATATGCAATGTTTCAAGTATTATTCCATCTTCACTCGGTAATCTTGCCCAACTTACTGCATTATATGTTTCTTTCAATCGAATAAGTGGTCCAATCCCACCTTCACTAGGCAACCTCACCAAACTAAAAGTACTCGAACTCTCAAATAACCAATTGCGTGGGCCATTTCCAGAATCATCATCTAGGCTCATCGATCTTGAACGTTTGAGTTTAGTTGATAACAATTTGGGTGGCATTGTGAGATTCAACATGTTTTTTAACATGAAAAATCTCACTGAACTCCAGCTTAGTTCTAACAATTTTTCGGTGgtctttgaaaaaataaacataaatgaaACAAGTCCAAAATTCCAGTTTCTCGCATTGTCTTCATGTAATTTATATGAATTCCCAGGTTTCCTTAGGCATCAAAATGAGTTGGAGTGGTTGGAACTTAGTGGAAACAAAATCTACTGTCAAATACCGAAGTGGATGTGGAACACAAGTGTAGACACTTTGGTTGCTTTGGACATTGCTGACAACTTCTTAACAGGCTTTCACCAATAG
- the LOC132799597 gene encoding receptor-like protein 49: MESFLKYVEGNASNNLMLIDLSYNQLQGQLPRSLSNCMMLEGILVSNNRLNDVFPTWLGSLPKLKLLTVCKNEFYGEIGNPEKDFEFPKLQMIDLSYNNFSGELPSRYIFTWNSMKPGFLARFNVSHNNLTGPIPQGKQFNTFDNSSFEGNPGLCGNPLSRKRGDLQFSPTPTSTSGQVDDSEFLFILDWKFSMAGFMSGLVVEVVLGNIMITRRHAWLEKILSRMSRGRWD; this comes from the exons ATGGAGTCATTCCTCAAATATGTAGAGGGCAATGCAAGCAACAATTTGATGTTGATTGATCTTAGTTATAATCAGTTGCAGGGTCAACTACCACGCTCATTGTCCAACTGTATGATGCTAGAAGGTATTCTTGTCTCCAACAATCGATTGAATGACGTTTTTCCAACTTGGTTGGGGTCCCTTCCGAAGTTGAAACTTCTTACAGTGTGTAAGAATGAGTTCTATGGTGAAATTGGGAATCCTGAAAAGGATTTCGAGTTCCCTAAGCTGCAGATGATTGATTTGTCTTACAATAATTTCTCTGGTGAATTGCCATCTCGATACATCTTCActtggaattccatgaag CCTGGATTCCTCGCACGCTTCAACGTCTCTCACAACAATCTGACAGGGCCTATACCGCAAGGGAAACAATTTAATACATTTGACAATAGTTCGTTCGAGGGAAATCCAGGATTGTGCGGTAATCCATTGTCGAGGAAACGTGGAGATTTACAGTTCTCGCCGACGCCAACTTCGACTTCTGGACAAGTTGATGATTCCGAGTTTCTTTTCATATTGGATTGGAAGTTTTCAATGGCAGGTTTTATGAGTGGACTAGTTGTTGAAGTGGTTCTTGGGAACATTATGATCACAAGGAGGCATGCATGGTTGGAAAAGATTCTATCAAGAATGAGTAGAGGGAGGTGGGATTAG
- the LOC107410382 gene encoding F-box/WD-40 repeat-containing protein At5g21040, whose protein sequence is MAFECQESIEVSEKLVDYLEDYCEEGSGSNQFAPNTKIESIEISEVTSDIRVDTERIAISKPGSEYKSKKGISEGCSGKTFNEVYTNCRRSIADLPPALISEILNCLGPKELGIISCVSRNLCSLASEHHVWKEFYCERWGLPSIPEHLDSEISEKSWKEIFVERDFRSKTFMGRYSIDVLYGHTEAVRTVFLLASAKLIFTSGYDSVVRMWDMEEGLAIASSRPLGCTIRAVAADTKLLVAGGTDGFINCWRAVEGHPHLFEIRGPQNQNVEFRLWEHEGPITSLALDLTRIYSGSWDMTVRVWDRTLLKCVKVLRHNDWVWGLVPHDTTVASTSGSDVYVWDTASGARMTVIRNAHAGNTYSIARSHTGDFLFTGGEDGAIHMFEISSTCHETNTFPVATWMPHSGPVYSLAFEFPWLVSASSDGKLSLVDVRKLLRCSKQTLGKSKLKVKPGNHSTVEPPQRMLHGFGNNLFSVDIGADRIVCGGEEGVIRIWNFSQALEIEQRVRALKGIRLENRMRRRKLQLEISSKGGRNDQCSFAAKKNSVNSDRSGVWYNKRGTSGKLKA, encoded by the coding sequence ATGGCATTTGAATGCCAAGAGAGCATTGAGGTTTCTGAGAAATTGGTAGATTATTTAGAAGATTATTGTGAAGAAGGTAGCGGATCAAATCAGTTCGCTCCGAATACCAAAATTGAAAGTATTGAGATTTCTGAAGTAACATCAGATATCAGAGTCGACACGGAAAGAATTGCAATATCAAAACCTGGATCAGAATATAAGTCTAAGAAGGGAATTTCAGAAGGTTGTAGTGGGAAAACATTTAATGAAGTTTACACCAATTGTCGTCGATCAATTGCTGACCTTCCCCCGGCATTGATATCAGAGATTCTGAACTGCCTTGGTCCAAAGGAGCTTGGTATCATTTCATGTGTATCAAGAAATCTGTGTAGCCTTGCATCGGAGCACCATGTTTGGAAAGAGTTCTATTGTGAGAGGTGGGGCCTGCCATCAATTCCAGAACATTTGGATTCAGAAATTTCTGAGAAGTCATGGAAGGAAATATTTGTGGAAAGGGATTTTAGAAGTAAGACGTTTATGGGACGTTATAGTATAGATGTTCTCTATGGTCACACTGAAGCTGTTCGCACAGTTTTCCTTCTGGCTTCAGCAAAGCTGATATTTACTTCAGGTTATGACTCTGTTGTTCGAATGTGGGACATGGAAGAAGGTTTGGCCATTGCATCATCACGTCCCCTTGGTTGTACTATCCGTGCAGTTGCAGCAGATACGAAACTGTTGGTTGCTGGTGGTACTGATGGTTTTATTAACTGCTGGAGGGCAGTGGAGGGGCATCCTCACTTGTTTGAGATTAGGGGTCCTCAGAACCAGAATGTTGAATTCCGTCTGTGGGAGCATGAGGGTCCTATAACTTCTCTTGCTTTGGATCTTACAAGGATTTATAGTGGATCGTGGGACATGACTGTTCGAGTATGGGATCGCACCCTGTTGAAGTGCGTAAAGGTCTTGAGGCATAATGACTGGGTGTGGGGTTTGGTCCCTCATGATACTACAGTTGCTAGCACATCCGGTTCAGATGTATATGTTTGGGATACCGCTAGTGGGGCTCGAATGACTGTTATTCGTAATGCCCATGCAGGTAACACTTACTCTATAGCTCGAAGCCACACTGGGGATTTCCTTTTTACAGGAGGGGAGGATGGTGCAATACATATGTTTGAAATCTCAAGTACTTGCCACGAGACCAACACTTTTCCGGTAGCAACATGGATGCCTCATTCAGGTCCTGTGTATTCCCTGGCATTTGAGTTTCCATGGCTTGTGTCGGCATCTAGTGATGGGAAGCTGTCGCTAGTTGATGTCAGAAAGCTGCTTAGGTGTAGCAAGCAAACTTTAGGAAAGAGTAAGTTAAAGGTTAAACCAGGGAACCATAGTACTGTGGAGCCCCCTCAAAGGATGTTACATGGTTTTGGGAACAATCTCTTTTCAGTGGACATTGGCGCTGATCGTATTGTGTGTGGAGGCGAGGAGGGTGTGATCAGGATCTGGAATTTTTCACAAGCTTTAGAAATTGAGCAGAGGGTTCGTGCTCTAAAAGGAATACGATTAGAGAACAGGATGAGAAGACGAAAGCTCCAGTTAGAGATCAGTAGTAAAGGTGGCCGCAATGATCAATGTTCATTTGCAGCCAAGAAGAATTCAGTTAACAGCGATAGGAGTGGTGTTTGGTATAATAAACGGGGGACGAGTGGCAAGCTGAAGGCATAG